From a single Amphiura filiformis unplaced genomic scaffold, Afil_fr2py scaffold_61, whole genome shotgun sequence genomic region:
- the LOC140144518 gene encoding lactosylceramide 1,3-N-acetyl-beta-D-glucosaminyltransferase-like → MIIRDTASRYYVSERDLKRKEYPPYASGGSYVLTTDIVADLYKQALNTSLISVDDGYQGVVGEILGMTWLANRGFKLSGWGKEKTCSLCSGEALTMHGYENADHVFEMWAIYINATASCRDHGSLSERKNP, encoded by the coding sequence ATGATAATAAGAGACACTGCTTCACGCTATTATGTATCTGAAAGAGATTTAAAGCGAAAAGAGTATCCACCATATGCTTCAGGAGGAAGTTATGTCCTGACGACAGATATAGTTGCAGATTTATATAAACAAGCATTGAACACTAGCCTCATATCTGTGGATGATGGGTATCAAGGTGTCGTTGGAGAAATACTTGGCATGACATGGCTAGCTAATAGAGGTTTTAAACTTAGTGGATGGGGTAAAGAGAAGACATGTTCTCTTTGTAGTGGGGAAGCTTTGACAATGCATGGATATGAAAACGCAGATCATGTGTTTGAGATGTGGGCGATTTATATAAATGCCACTGCGTCATGCCGGGATCATGGAAGTCTAAGTGAACGCAAAAATCCATAG